The Alphaproteobacteria bacterium genomic sequence ACCCGCCTGGGGAGGTGGGGCAAGCGGGACCTCGTTGCCCCGCTGCCCGGCGACGAAATACGCGACGGCGGCGACCAACGCCAGGACAATCGGCAATAGCTTGAGTGAGAGACGGGATTTCGGGGTCATGGGAGATACATCTCACGCGGAGCCTCGGACCTTGCACACACTCGCGAAAAAAGAGGGCGCATGCCGAGCTGAAGGTTGGAGGGTGGCGAAACGGACGGTTTCATCCGCGGACAAGGTGTAAATTTCCTGTCGAACCATTGCCAAGCTATCGAACCATTGCGGCAAAATTGCGACTGGACCTTGGCGTGGCAGTGGAAATTAAGCCAGCACCCGACAATGGCGATGCGCGGCGATTTCCCGCGTATCGCACACCCACATGGTATCATCATTGCGCGATTGACAGAATACGATGAGGTTCGAATCGAAATCCGCCAACGGCAGACCTTTACGGGCGGCGACTTTTGTTTGGAGGATGGTCATGGATCCTTCTCCGTGCACGGAAATCGGAGCCCGACAACGCCGCCAACCCCGGCTCATTGGTCCGGGGGCGATCCGAATGGGAAACAGAGATTTTCCAAATGCGATCCCCGAGCCGGGGACCGGACTACGAGCCTTCGCGTTCCGCGCGCTTTCGCGCCAGCTTCCGGGCTCGACGCACCGCTTCCGCCCGCTCGCGAGCCTTGCGCTCCGACGGCTTTTCATAGGAGCGACGTAGTTTCATCTCGCGGAAGATTCCCTCCCGCTGCATCTTCTTCTTGAGCGCTCGCAACGCCTGATCGACGTTGTTATCGCGCACGACCACTTGGACCAGGGCAACTCCTCCTTCCAAACGAAGTTGGACCAACCGAACTTTCCGCTAAAGGCGGGGGTTCTAGCACATGCGCCTGCCCCTGTGAAGGGCGAAAGCGCCTAGTTCCACAGGGTTACCACGGGCTGTGGCCGCGACGCCATAGTCGTAGCCCGCTTTTCGACGACAGAAAGTCGACAACGCGATTCGCCCGCTTTACCGCAGCCTGCCAGCCGACGCATAGTAGCGTCATGGCCATTCTCAAGATCGCCCGCATGGGCCATGCCGTCCTTCGTGAGCCGGCCCGGCCCGTTGTCGACCCAACAGCACCCGAGATCCGCCGTCTGGTCGACGACATGATCGAAACCATGGAAGATGCGCCCGGCACAGGGTTAGCGGCCCCCCAAGTCCATGTCCCGCTCCGCGTTGTCGTTTTCAAGGTCTTGGCGGACCGGCTGACTGGCGACGAGGGCGACGAGGCTCAACCGCTCACGGTGCTCATCAATCCGACCATCGAACCGCTCGGCCCCGAAAAGGTTACCGACTGGGAGGGCTGCCTTTCGCTACCCGGCCTGATGGCCGCGGTTCCGAGATATCGCCGTATTCGCTACCGTGCGGCGGGGCTCGACGCAAAGATTATCGAACGCGAGGCCGCCGGCTTTCACGCGCGCGTAGTGCAGCACGAGTGCGACCACCTGGACGGCGTCCTTTATCCCGCGCGCGTCAGTGACTTTTCCCGATTCGGCTTCGTCGAGGAAATGCGCCGCTTCGCACCACCTCTTGTGGAGGAGGCAATATGAGTCGCGCTCACAAATCAACGACTCAGGATATCGGCACGATGCGTGCACGCATCCTGGAAAAGACACTCACCCACGTTCCGTTCGACGGTTGGACCGAGAAAGCCCTGGTCCGAGGTGCCGAGGATGCCGGTTATCCCTCGGCGATGGCACTCGACGCCTTTCCAGGCGGCGTTACGGATGCCATCGATTGTGCGGCCGAGGCGGCCGACGCCGCGATGCTGGCCACGATCGAGAAAATGGATTTGAGCTCCATGCGCGTGCACGAGCGTATCTCCGCTGCGGTTCGCGCACGCCTGGAAATGAGCGCGCCGCACCGGGAGGCAATCCAGCGCGCCCTTGCCATCCTGGCGCTGCCTCAGAACCTGCCGCTCGCCGCCAAGACCGTATGGCGCACCGTCGATGCGATCTGGTATGCGGTCGGCGACAACTCAACCGACTTCAACTACTACACCAAACGCGGTCTACTGGCCGGCGTTTACTCGGCAACGCTCGCCTATTGGCTCAACGATCATTCGCCTGAAAATGCCGATAGCTGGTCTTTTCTCGAGCGCCGGATCGATGAAGTAATGCGAGTCCCAAAACTCGTTGGCAAGCTGCGCGAGCGTTTTAGCTCGCTCCCGTCGCCTCTCGATCTCATGAGGTTCGCGCCGGGGCGCCGGCACCGGATGCGCTGACTCCAAGGCGGAATTTGAGACGCGTCAAACCCGCTCAGGCACCGCCTTCACCTCACCGCTTTGGCATAAGTCGTGTGACGTGACCCATCTTGCGCCCCGGCCGCGCGTGTGCCTTGCCGTAGAGATGGACCTTGGCTGTCGGTTCGGCGAGGATCTTCAGCCAATCTTCTACCTCGTTGCCGATGAGGTTTTTCATGGTGGCATTCGAATGGCGCTCAGTCGCGCCTAGTGGAAGCCCGCACACCGCACGCACCGTTTGCTCGAACTGGCTCGTAACACAGGCGTCGATCGTCCAATGCCCCGAATTATGCGGGCGAGGCGCCAACTCGTTGACCAGGAGTCGGCCATCTCGCGTAACGAACATTTCGACCGCCACGAGTCCAACGAGGTCGAGTGCCTCGGCAATATGCCGTGCCAATGCTTCGGCTTGCATCGTAAGGCGCGCGTCGATCCGAGCGGGAGCTATCGTCGTATCGAGAATATGATTCACGTGCCAATTCTCGACCGGATCGTAGGTCGCCATCCGACCGTCGAGACCGCGCGCCACGATCACCGAGATTTCAGTCATGAAGTCGACGAAGGTCTCGAGAATGCCGATGCTCGCGCCCATTGCGGCCCAGGCCTCGCGCTGGTCCGTGTCAGGCTTGATCAAAACTTGACCCTTGCCGTCATAGCCGAATGAAGCACTCTTGAGCACAGCCGGTGTACCGAGGTCGCGAATCGCCCGCTGGAGTCCGTCTGTACCGGTGATCTCGCGGTAATCGGCGGTCGGCACGCCGATTCCACGCAAGAAATCCTTCTCGCGCAGGCGATTTTGGGCGATGTGAAGGATTTTCCAGCCGGGCCGCGTCGGCACCCTGTCGCCGATCCGCTCGACCACCATCGACGGGACGTTTTCGAATTCGAATGTGACCACATCGATCGAGTCGACAAAGGCATCGATTGCCTTCAAGTCGTCATACGCCGAAATAGTGCGTGCCTCGACGACTTGGAGTGCGGGTTCGTCCAATGCGGGACAGAAGACGTGGCTGCGATAGCCGAGGCGAGCTGCGGCGAGTACGATCATCCGCCCGAGCTGGCCCCCACCAAGGATGCCGATACGGCTTCCCGGCGGCAGAGGACCTAGCCCGATCGCGGCGCTTGCAATTTTTTCTTTTATCGTCGTTTTTTCGTCAGCCGTCATTTCTCAAAAACCGCTCAATGTCTCATTATCGCTTCGCTGGTCTTTCCTCGACTGCGGCTGTTTGCATGGCGCGATAGCGATCGAGCGCTTTCGCCACGACGGGATTGCCGAGCGCCACGACGGCAATGGCGAGAAGTGCCGCGTTGACCGCACCCGCCTTGCCAATCGCGAGTGTGCCGACGGGTATGCCCGAGGGCATCTGCGCGATCGAGAGGAGGCTGTCGAGACCGGAGAGCGCCTTGCTCTCGACCGGAACGCCGAAGACGGGCAGTGGCGTCATCGCCGAGGTCATGCCCGGGAGATGTGCTGCCCCACCGGCTCCAGCGATTATCACCTTGAGCCCGCGTTGGCGCGCGCTATCGGCGTACGCGAACAGCCGCTTTGGCGTGCGATGGGCCGAGACAATTCGCGTCTCGTGCGGCACGCCCAACTTGGCGAGCATATCGGCGGCGTGACGCATCGTCTCCCAGTCCGATTGGCTCCCCATGATGATGCCGACGACGGGCGGGGCGTTCCTATCTTTAGCGATTGAGCCGGCCCGCGTGCGTACTCTTGCCGGGGTTCGCCTTTTCGTTGCCCGCGTGTTCAAGACCTTGCCCCTTATCCGTCCGGCCGCCGAAAGGCAGGGCCGGTCCACGAAGGAGGGCGATTATAGGGGGCACGACCCGGCTGGCAAGCATGCTAGCGCGCGGCTTGCGTGGCTTATCGCGCGGCCATCCGATTTAACGTTTCTCGTGGTATTGTAACAAAAGGTGCGACTCCGGTTCCACGCGGCCCTAATGGCCGACGGCGACGAGGCTCGACGGTTAGCCATGAAGATCGAAGGGAAGATCGGCGCGCGAAGCACAGGTGACGCTGGCGGTGGCGCCCGAGTGGCCTCGGGTGCCAAAGGCGGCACCCCAAAGGCATCGTCCATCGCCGATATCGCAACAATCTCTGGCATCTCGGAAGCGGAATTTACCCCGCGGGTACGCCAGGCGATCATGGCGCTTCTTGCGGAGGTCGAATCGCTTCGCCGGGAACTCGATGAAGCCAAACGCCGAGTGGGATATCTCGAGCGCCTTGCCGACGAAGACACACTCGTCCCCGTTGTCAATCGCCGCGCCTTTGTGCGGGAGCTCTCTCGCATTTTGAGCTACGCCCGCCGCCACGAAGTTCCCTGCAGCATCATCTATTTCGACCTCAATGAACTGAAAACGATCAACGACGTCCACGGTCATGGCGCCGGCGATGCTGCGTTGGCGCATGTGGCGTCCATTTTGATCGCGAACGTGCGTGCATCCGATGTAGTAGGCCGCCTCGGCGGCGACGAATTCGGCGTCATCCTCGTTCATTCCGACGCCAAGCAGGCCTCCGAGAAAGCAACACAGCTTGCAGCCGCCGTCGCGGCGGCTCCGCTCCAGTACCGGGGTCAAAGCCTGGTACTGCGGACCGCGTGCGGCAGCTATCAGATCCGCCCCGAGGAAAACGTGGATCAAGCGCTCGAGGGTGCTGACAGGGCCATGTATTCCCAGAAGAGCCGAACGGGCGGAGGTGCGGCAGTTTGAGGTGCCGAGATCCCGCCGCTCGATGCATCTAGTGTGGTTTTCGGATTTGAAGTTCCTAAACGCGGATGCCACCAAAATGCTAGGAACTTCGAATCCACCGCACTAGAGTTCTCTTCCCGGCCATCCGGCGCTAGGCGATGATGTCGGGAAGAAGCTGGCTTTCGACCTTCGCGATCTGGTCCTTGAGCGAGAGCTTGCGCTTCTTGAGCCGTTTCAACATAAGCTGATCGTAGACGCCGGCTTCGGTCACCCTGGCAATTACTTCGTCGAGGTCTCGATGCTCGCTCCTGAGGGCTGCAAGACGCTCCTTGAGCGCCCGAATCTCGTCCTCGCTCAGATCATTACCCCCGGTCATCCGCTCCTCGATCGCTCGAACGCCGATTTTACAAAAACCTGGCCCCAAGCGGAATGCCGGAAGTAGCCGCCACCGGCGTCGCTGCTGAAGCAGGCCTTCGAGTGGGCGACCGTTCACCTCAGTTCCAGCGGCCCTTGGCCCGATTTCGACAGGCCGGCCTGAAGGAGGAATGGACAAGTGGCCCGGGATTGGACAGAACGATAGGTGCACGCGCAGGGCCTCAGCATATCGTTTGCCAAATCGGTATGAACCAATTTCCTGAATGCCCCTTTTGGGACTTTTCGGTCGCAGTCTATGGACGCGAGGGGGTGGCAGCCGCTTGCTTAGCACTGCAAGAGCGCCATGGGGCCGACGTCAACTTTCTGCTCTATTGCTGCTGGCTGGGTGTGGAGGGATGCCGCACGCTCGACGCCAACGGTCTTTTGCGCGCGACAGCAGAGGTCGAACGCTGGCATTGCGAGGTGGTGCGTTCCTTGCGTGCCGTTCGAAAATACCT encodes the following:
- the rpsU gene encoding 30S ribosomal protein S21, which produces MVQLRLEGGVALVQVVVRDNNVDQALRALKKKMQREGIFREMKLRRSYEKPSERKARERAEAVRRARKLARKRAEREGS
- the def gene encoding peptide deformylase, encoding MAILKIARMGHAVLREPARPVVDPTAPEIRRLVDDMIETMEDAPGTGLAAPQVHVPLRVVVFKVLADRLTGDEGDEAQPLTVLINPTIEPLGPEKVTDWEGCLSLPGLMAAVPRYRRIRYRAAGLDAKIIEREAAGFHARVVQHECDHLDGVLYPARVSDFSRFGFVEEMRRFAPPLVEEAI
- a CDS encoding COQ9 family protein; this translates as MRARILEKTLTHVPFDGWTEKALVRGAEDAGYPSAMALDAFPGGVTDAIDCAAEAADAAMLATIEKMDLSSMRVHERISAAVRARLEMSAPHREAIQRALAILALPQNLPLAAKTVWRTVDAIWYAVGDNSTDFNYYTKRGLLAGVYSATLAYWLNDHSPENADSWSFLERRIDEVMRVPKLVGKLRERFSSLPSPLDLMRFAPGRRHRMR
- a CDS encoding 5-(carboxyamino)imidazole ribonucleotide synthase, whose translation is MTADEKTTIKEKIASAAIGLGPLPPGSRIGILGGGQLGRMIVLAAARLGYRSHVFCPALDEPALQVVEARTISAYDDLKAIDAFVDSIDVVTFEFENVPSMVVERIGDRVPTRPGWKILHIAQNRLREKDFLRGIGVPTADYREITGTDGLQRAIRDLGTPAVLKSASFGYDGKGQVLIKPDTDQREAWAAMGASIGILETFVDFMTEISVIVARGLDGRMATYDPVENWHVNHILDTTIAPARIDARLTMQAEALARHIAEALDLVGLVAVEMFVTRDGRLLVNELAPRPHNSGHWTIDACVTSQFEQTVRAVCGLPLGATERHSNATMKNLIGNEVEDWLKILAEPTAKVHLYGKAHARPGRKMGHVTRLMPKR
- the purE gene encoding 5-(carboxyamino)imidazole ribonucleotide mutase, translated to MGSQSDWETMRHAADMLAKLGVPHETRIVSAHRTPKRLFAYADSARQRGLKVIIAGAGGAAHLPGMTSAMTPLPVFGVPVESKALSGLDSLLSIAQMPSGIPVGTLAIGKAGAVNAALLAIAVVALGNPVVAKALDRYRAMQTAAVEERPAKR
- a CDS encoding GGDEF domain-containing protein; this encodes MADGDEARRLAMKIEGKIGARSTGDAGGGARVASGAKGGTPKASSIADIATISGISEAEFTPRVRQAIMALLAEVESLRRELDEAKRRVGYLERLADEDTLVPVVNRRAFVRELSRILSYARRHEVPCSIIYFDLNELKTINDVHGHGAGDAALAHVASILIANVRASDVVGRLGGDEFGVILVHSDAKQASEKATQLAAAVAAAPLQYRGQSLVLRTACGSYQIRPEENVDQALEGADRAMYSQKSRTGGGAAV
- a CDS encoding DUF465 domain-containing protein is translated as MTGGNDLSEDEIRALKERLAALRSEHRDLDEVIARVTEAGVYDQLMLKRLKKRKLSLKDQIAKVESQLLPDIIA